Proteins from one Candidatus Dependentiae bacterium genomic window:
- a CDS encoding ATP-binding protein, with translation MYKIGIKNKVLSLSILLLLCSSLYAGGDNNSNGGKAEVNGAGDVLRDAGQNIGNLMDMFGNGANQLFGALGNIGGNIGDAAGGVVNNAGVQGVAGAAAHGVEALFNSPAMRWMGSKMAAGLEAGIDFAAAQAEKFQQENLAKVAKLRQKLESRYLTAGERQDILERIDELKEAAKKNRERLQETIDNANKAAFETYQAAITTAQDYAKQSQLGNQKLQRAAVNAEANKEAAIEKTKAIIAAVTDKSNIKKAVVASTVLILSYYTIKYGSALAHDAIKHYYRNPTLSTDTTLINPLQAAKQKLVSKITGIEPKKSSVKDVILEPELAKRVDVLDKSIQNTVKNGAPFGNILFYGPPGTGKTMLAKRLALNSGLEYIYFTASALEQYSLEEGLIKLTELFEFAKRSSKKLMIVIDEAEKLFANRSNQVNDKTGKLLTHVLGYTGTESYDFMVVALTNRPQDLDKAFLSRCDDRIKIDAPGFEQRRAIIKKYFTEYLFEAAKPLVVPKNRWGTFVNWLDNKPQPARRITIDKAVLTADFINQLTEKTDGFVGRDISKMVIAILKATYVSDDAHVTPELVNQIAAVKIAERATENTATWL, from the coding sequence ATGTATAAAATTGGTATAAAAAATAAAGTTCTTAGTTTAAGCATTCTTCTTCTACTCTGTAGCTCTTTGTATGCTGGAGGAGATAATAATAGCAATGGTGGCAAAGCTGAAGTAAATGGTGCTGGTGACGTTCTTAGAGATGCAGGACAAAATATTGGTAATCTTATGGATATGTTTGGTAACGGAGCTAATCAACTTTTCGGAGCTTTAGGTAATATTGGCGGAAATATAGGAGATGCAGCTGGTGGTGTTGTCAATAATGCTGGAGTACAAGGAGTTGCTGGAGCAGCAGCACATGGTGTTGAAGCTCTTTTTAACTCACCTGCAATGCGTTGGATGGGTAGTAAAATGGCTGCTGGGCTTGAAGCAGGTATTGACTTCGCTGCTGCACAAGCTGAAAAGTTTCAACAAGAAAATTTAGCAAAAGTTGCTAAATTACGCCAAAAACTTGAGAGCCGTTATTTAACTGCTGGTGAAAGACAAGATATTCTTGAAAGAATAGACGAATTAAAAGAAGCTGCTAAAAAAAATCGTGAACGTCTTCAAGAAACTATAGACAATGCAAATAAAGCTGCTTTTGAAACTTACCAAGCAGCAATAACTACTGCTCAAGACTATGCTAAACAAAGTCAATTAGGTAACCAAAAGCTACAGAGAGCTGCTGTCAATGCAGAAGCAAATAAAGAAGCTGCTATTGAAAAAACAAAAGCTATTATTGCAGCAGTAACCGATAAAAGCAATATTAAAAAAGCTGTTGTTGCAAGTACTGTTTTAATACTCAGTTATTATACTATAAAATATGGTAGTGCGTTAGCTCATGACGCTATTAAGCATTACTACAGAAATCCTACTCTTTCAACTGATACAACGCTTATTAACCCCTTGCAAGCTGCTAAGCAAAAATTAGTAAGTAAAATAACGGGTATAGAGCCAAAAAAGAGCTCAGTAAAAGATGTAATTTTAGAGCCTGAGCTTGCCAAGCGTGTAGACGTACTTGATAAATCTATACAAAACACAGTAAAAAATGGCGCTCCTTTTGGTAATATATTATTCTACGGACCTCCTGGTACAGGTAAGACTATGCTTGCAAAGCGTCTAGCTTTAAATTCTGGTCTAGAATATATTTACTTTACTGCTTCTGCTCTTGAGCAATATTCTCTTGAAGAAGGTTTAATTAAGCTTACTGAGCTTTTTGAATTTGCAAAAAGATCTTCTAAAAAGCTTATGATTGTTATTGATGAAGCTGAAAAGCTGTTTGCTAATCGTAGCAATCAAGTAAACGATAAAACAGGTAAATTGCTTACTCATGTATTAGGCTATACAGGTACAGAAAGTTATGACTTTATGGTTGTTGCATTAACCAATAGACCCCAAGATCTTGATAAAGCATTTTTAAGCCGTTGCGATGATCGTATTAAAATAGATGCGCCTGGCTTTGAGCAACGTCGCGCTATTATCAAAAAATACTTCACTGAATATTTATTTGAAGCAGCTAAGCCTTTAGTGGTACCTAAAAATCGTTGGGGCACATTTGTAAACTGGCTTGATAATAAACCACAGCCTGCTAGACGTATAACTATAGATAAAGCAGTACTTACAGCTGATTTTATCAATCAGTTAACAGAAAAAACTGACGGTTTTGTTGGTCGTGATATTTCAAAAATGGTTATAGCTATTCTTAAAGCTACGTATGTATCTGATGATGCTCACGTAACTCCTGAGCTTGTAAACCAAATAGCAGCAGTTAAAATAGCTGAAAGAGCAACAGAAAATACTGCTACTTGGCTGTAG
- the lon gene encoding endopeptidase La: protein MKTINNSIYDAMPGTLPVVPTMDVVVFPNMIVPLLVLDERIINGINSALQEESKMILLLASNKQSDSHQGAIGTKDLYKVGTIASIMRLIKIPEGGIKILVQGLGKAEVLDIVAEENILKAHIEPIHFEELTDATEVSAQIKNIKTVAEQISASGHALSPDFHIILSKIHDAEKIADFILSHLTLRVDQAQALLEARSHKEFLEGLYTYLAKELEVSEMQENIKNRARDSMNKSQKEFYLREQLRAIKKELGEDETDEVERMRTKMAEVDLPEEVRVEVNRQLNRLEKASPDSMEAAVTRTHLEWVLALPWGKETTDNLDIERAKQVLDEDHHGLKEIKERILDFISIRKLKTDGHSPILCFAGPPGTGKTSLGKSIAKSLGRNYFRISLGGVKDEAEIRGHRRTYVGAMPGRFIQGIRKAGSLNPVIIIDELDKIGADFRGDPSAAMLEILDPQQNKTFYDNYLGIPFDLSKVIFIATANTLETLSEPLRDRMEIIQLSGYTHGEKVKIAQKHLVQKALNDSGLGGQPLEFSEQVLGDIITNYTKEAGVRELERLIKKVCSKAARVLVECNSLITITPENLEKYLGPCKFIEEDIQGAHTIGITNGLAWTAYGGEMIKIEAIAMPGKGKLILTGSLGNVMRESAQAALSYVKMHALEFNINPKMFTHYDLHVHVPGGGVPKDGPSAGVTLLSSLLSALTQRPINADYAMTGEINLRGNVMAIGGVKEKILAAKRNKISHIILPQKNKNDLIGSEDITEGINVIWVSHADEVLSRVLMPVEVKAIGH from the coding sequence ATGAAAACTATCAACAATTCTATCTATGATGCCATGCCGGGAACGCTGCCAGTTGTCCCGACAATGGACGTTGTAGTGTTTCCAAATATGATTGTACCGTTATTGGTTCTTGATGAACGGATCATAAATGGAATCAACAGTGCCTTGCAAGAAGAATCAAAAATGATTCTTTTGCTTGCATCAAACAAACAGTCTGATTCGCATCAAGGAGCTATTGGCACAAAAGATTTATATAAAGTCGGCACTATAGCGTCTATTATGCGTCTTATTAAAATACCTGAAGGCGGTATAAAAATATTGGTACAAGGCCTTGGAAAAGCTGAAGTCCTTGATATTGTTGCTGAAGAAAATATTTTAAAAGCACATATTGAGCCTATCCATTTTGAAGAGCTTACTGATGCGACAGAAGTTTCTGCACAAATTAAAAATATTAAAACAGTAGCTGAGCAAATTTCTGCTTCAGGCCATGCGCTCAGTCCTGATTTTCATATAATACTGTCAAAAATTCATGACGCAGAAAAAATAGCCGATTTTATTTTGTCTCATCTAACGTTACGCGTCGATCAAGCACAAGCACTACTTGAAGCACGTAGTCACAAAGAGTTTCTTGAAGGTTTGTATACCTATCTAGCAAAAGAGCTTGAAGTAAGCGAAATGCAAGAGAATATTAAAAACCGCGCACGCGACTCTATGAATAAATCCCAAAAAGAGTTCTATTTGCGTGAACAATTACGGGCTATAAAAAAAGAGTTAGGCGAAGACGAAACTGATGAAGTTGAGCGTATGCGCACTAAAATGGCCGAAGTTGATTTGCCAGAAGAAGTACGTGTTGAAGTTAACCGCCAGCTTAATCGCTTAGAAAAAGCATCTCCTGATTCTATGGAAGCAGCAGTAACACGCACTCATTTAGAGTGGGTACTTGCTTTACCTTGGGGTAAAGAAACAACTGATAATCTTGACATAGAACGAGCAAAACAGGTGCTTGACGAAGATCATCATGGCCTTAAAGAAATCAAAGAGCGTATCTTAGATTTTATATCTATACGTAAACTTAAAACGGACGGCCATTCACCTATTTTATGCTTTGCAGGACCTCCAGGAACAGGTAAAACTTCTCTTGGTAAGTCGATCGCAAAAAGCTTAGGCCGTAACTATTTTAGAATTTCTTTAGGTGGCGTTAAAGATGAAGCTGAAATACGTGGCCATAGACGAACATATGTTGGTGCAATGCCAGGACGTTTTATTCAAGGCATCCGCAAAGCAGGATCTCTTAACCCTGTTATTATTATAGATGAGTTAGATAAAATAGGTGCAGATTTTAGAGGCGATCCTTCAGCCGCTATGCTTGAGATATTAGATCCACAACAAAACAAAACGTTCTACGACAACTATCTAGGTATCCCTTTTGATTTATCTAAAGTGATTTTTATAGCAACAGCTAATACTTTGGAAACACTCTCGGAGCCCCTACGAGATCGTATGGAGATTATTCAACTGAGTGGTTACACTCATGGTGAAAAAGTTAAAATTGCTCAAAAGCATTTAGTACAAAAAGCTCTTAATGATTCAGGTTTAGGTGGTCAACCGCTTGAATTTAGTGAGCAAGTGCTCGGTGACATTATCACTAATTATACTAAAGAGGCTGGAGTACGTGAACTTGAGCGTTTAATTAAAAAAGTATGCTCTAAAGCAGCACGTGTACTCGTTGAATGCAATTCGCTTATTACTATAACACCAGAAAATCTAGAAAAGTATCTAGGGCCGTGTAAGTTTATCGAAGAAGACATTCAAGGTGCGCATACTATTGGTATAACCAATGGTCTTGCATGGACTGCGTATGGCGGCGAAATGATAAAAATCGAAGCTATAGCAATGCCCGGCAAAGGTAAGTTAATACTTACAGGATCTCTGGGCAACGTTATGCGTGAATCTGCACAAGCAGCTTTAAGTTACGTAAAAATGCATGCTCTTGAGTTTAACATTAATCCTAAGATGTTTACTCATTACGATCTGCATGTCCATGTGCCTGGAGGCGGAGTTCCTAAAGATGGTCCATCAGCTGGTGTTACGTTGCTTTCTTCACTGTTATCTGCGTTAACTCAGCGACCGATAAACGCAGATTATGCGATGACTGGTGAAATTAACCTGCGTGGTAACGTTATGGCTATAGGTGGTGTTAAAGAAAAGATACTTGCAGCTAAACGCAACAAGATATCTCATATTATTTTGCCGCAAAAGAACAAAAATGACCTTATCGGTTCAGAGGATATTACCGAAGGTATTAATGTTATTTGGGTAAGTCATGCTGACGAAGTATTAAGCCGCGTTTTAATGCCTGTAGAAGTTAAAGCTATAGGACACTAA
- the priA gene encoding primosomal protein N', translating into MLINVRLLNGYKEIFTYTVPTELASENLVGTLIKVPFQKRIETALVCEQFEHLKNPVSFALRTAHSLEPFPQDTYYQQFIKQLSIYYALDPFYFFKRVRIFLKEKEEIEQSVTSPILEHRPLDVTLSEDQKIIVAALTPIIESPRYYPSLLHGVTGSGKTEIYKQLIMHALSCNKSVLLLLPEVSLAVQFTQLLKKQLPESVLIYGFHSATSIKEKRTLWEQLLTAQPIVIIGVHLPVLLPIANLGVIIIDEEHDVGFQEKKYPRINTKEAALLRAQLAKIPIVLGSATPSLSSLYTAQTKNWHFFSLKHRFAGAFPTIQRVKLTENKEQRAHFWITKELQTAIADRLAKKEQTILFLNRRGHSFFIQCTGCGFIPACLQCSVTLTFHNNGTLICHYCNFTQAEPTACSSCKLGPKNLLKKGVGTQQIVAILEKLFPTARIARADLDATVNKKNWQQTINDFQSGTLDILVGTQTITKGYHFPKVTLVGILWADVNLSFPVYNAAEVTLQQLIQVAGRAGRQSTESLVVVQCMLDHPVFNYLNEIDYLQFYNFELEKRTIVRYPPVIRLAEIELRHTQAACVEKEADKVADFLITYTLEKNLSVTVLGPAQPPVHRIKNVSMRKIYLKCPDINQLLRLYAALNKNNYQSTLFFTPNPLN; encoded by the coding sequence ATGCTCATCAACGTCAGGTTGCTTAACGGATATAAAGAAATATTTACGTATACCGTTCCCACTGAATTAGCATCAGAAAATCTGGTAGGAACTTTAATTAAAGTCCCTTTTCAAAAACGTATAGAAACCGCTTTAGTCTGTGAGCAATTTGAACATCTTAAAAATCCTGTTTCATTTGCTTTGCGTACTGCACATTCGTTAGAACCCTTTCCTCAAGATACTTATTATCAACAATTTATTAAACAGTTAAGCATCTATTATGCTTTAGATCCTTTTTATTTTTTTAAGCGCGTACGCATATTTTTAAAAGAAAAAGAAGAAATCGAACAAAGCGTAACAAGCCCTATTCTTGAGCATAGACCACTTGATGTTACTCTCTCAGAAGATCAAAAAATTATCGTAGCTGCTCTTACTCCAATTATAGAGTCACCACGCTATTACCCTAGTTTACTCCATGGCGTAACAGGGTCTGGTAAAACTGAAATTTATAAACAACTTATTATGCATGCTCTAAGCTGCAACAAAAGTGTATTGCTGCTACTACCTGAAGTATCTCTTGCCGTACAGTTTACTCAGCTCCTTAAAAAACAATTACCTGAGAGCGTACTCATATATGGCTTCCATTCAGCTACAAGCATTAAAGAAAAACGGACTTTATGGGAGCAATTACTTACAGCGCAGCCCATTGTCATTATTGGTGTCCATTTACCTGTATTGCTGCCAATAGCAAACTTAGGTGTTATCATTATTGATGAAGAGCATGATGTAGGCTTTCAAGAGAAAAAATACCCACGTATTAACACTAAAGAAGCAGCGCTCCTGCGTGCACAACTTGCAAAAATACCTATTGTACTTGGCTCAGCAACGCCTTCTTTAAGTTCTTTGTATACAGCTCAAACTAAAAATTGGCATTTTTTCTCATTAAAGCATCGTTTTGCGGGTGCCTTTCCTACAATACAACGGGTTAAGCTTACAGAAAACAAAGAGCAACGAGCACATTTTTGGATTACAAAAGAACTGCAAACAGCCATAGCTGATAGACTTGCTAAAAAAGAACAAACCATACTCTTTTTAAATAGACGCGGTCACAGCTTTTTTATCCAATGTACCGGTTGCGGCTTTATACCTGCTTGCCTTCAGTGCTCAGTTACTTTAACGTTTCATAATAATGGAACATTAATATGCCATTACTGTAATTTTACGCAAGCTGAGCCGACAGCGTGTTCTAGCTGCAAACTCGGGCCTAAAAACTTACTTAAAAAAGGTGTGGGAACTCAGCAAATAGTTGCTATCCTTGAAAAGCTATTTCCTACTGCTCGTATAGCACGAGCCGATTTGGATGCAACAGTAAATAAAAAAAATTGGCAACAGACTATAAACGACTTTCAATCAGGTACTCTAGATATTTTGGTAGGTACTCAAACTATTACTAAAGGATACCACTTTCCTAAAGTAACTCTTGTAGGTATTTTATGGGCAGATGTTAATTTAAGCTTTCCTGTCTATAATGCAGCTGAAGTTACCTTGCAACAGCTTATTCAAGTTGCCGGACGCGCTGGACGTCAATCAACTGAAAGTTTAGTTGTTGTGCAATGTATGCTTGATCATCCTGTATTTAACTACTTAAACGAAATAGACTATCTTCAATTTTATAATTTTGAACTTGAGAAGCGCACGATTGTACGCTATCCTCCTGTTATACGCCTTGCTGAAATTGAACTACGTCATACCCAAGCTGCCTGTGTTGAAAAAGAAGCAGATAAAGTTGCAGATTTTCTTATAACGTACACCCTTGAGAAAAACTTATCAGTTACCGTGTTAGGACCGGCACAACCACCTGTGCACAGAATAAAAAATGTAAGCATGCGCAAAATATATCTTAAGTGCCCTGACATTAATCAACTACTAAGATTATACGCAGCCTTAAATAAAAATAACTATCAAAGCACTCTGTTTTTTACTCCTAATCCACTAAATTAA
- the polA gene encoding DNA polymerase I, whose protein sequence is MLFKIILKLFTIEHVYARSLHFKTTEVPVDTAPKNRVFIIDGSSFLYRAYYSIRPLHTKDGIAVQAVYGFCRMIKKLIDTYQPEGLVLVWDSKGKTVRHEMYEDYKDSRQAAPSDLVSQKELIQEFADNIGLIQVQMQGVEADDLMYSIAKDLEREQCPSVFVTSDKDMGQAVSEYISILDPFKEAFITVESLQEKLGFEIAKIPFYYALVGDAADSIPGVKGIGPKGAQQLVQQFNSLEDLYASINAVKSVRIQELLINAKAEAFLSEQLFILRIYDTALTAQGCVFERNNWHKARSFFEKLEFKTLVKDIDSQSLDKLQTVSSVPTLPLHGRYTFILVNTKELLNEVCNHIRTAKHCALDTESDGLKPLQANLIGISVCVQEGVSYYIPFGHITDELQLSKTYVLEQLKPLFEDEHIAKYLHHAKFDALMLYHAGIELKGIVFDTMIAASLVVPEGQRIGLKYLSEYYFQEPMLFWNDVVKKNKYKDFSYVPLGIATEYAAADAHQTYKLYNLFMKEVHDRKLKDLLFHLEMPTMQVLYEMEKEGVFVDVAVLEQINTVVTHDITVLRNAITDLLGESFATLNLNSPKQLEDLLFNYLKLPAVKKTTQKTGYSTDQEVLKELALLHPVPGLIAKYRELYKIKSTYLEGLRDAINPHTAKVHTTFSQTAVTTGRLSSSEPNLQNIPVDKLHVRAAFKPSENYLFLSADYSQIELRVLAYLSQDTTLLSAFTTGQDIHTLTAAGLFDVPLESVTHEQRQTGKRINFSILYGLTAHGLSKDLHISHKKAKEYIDRYMAQYPGVVAWMEKITEFAQEKGYVETLGGRRRYLSGIREKNRHLYDLARRAAINTVVQGTAAELMKKGMVNLQAHFAQESHKAKILIQIHDELLIEAHKDYLDSILSTVETILKEVVSWNVPLGVSTRIGADWQAVTK, encoded by the coding sequence ATGCTTTTTAAGATTATTTTAAAACTTTTTACTATAGAGCATGTTTATGCTAGATCATTACACTTTAAGACTACTGAGGTTCCGGTGGATACTGCCCCAAAAAATAGAGTATTTATAATTGATGGTTCTTCGTTTTTATATAGAGCTTATTATAGTATTAGGCCGCTGCATACAAAAGATGGTATTGCTGTTCAGGCTGTCTACGGCTTTTGCCGTATGATTAAAAAGCTTATTGATACGTATCAGCCAGAGGGTTTGGTTCTTGTATGGGACAGTAAAGGTAAAACAGTACGTCATGAAATGTATGAAGATTATAAAGATTCACGTCAAGCTGCACCAAGCGATTTAGTTTCTCAAAAAGAACTTATACAAGAGTTTGCTGATAATATCGGGCTCATACAAGTACAAATGCAAGGTGTTGAAGCTGATGACCTTATGTATTCTATTGCTAAAGACCTAGAGCGAGAGCAGTGTCCTTCAGTTTTTGTAACTTCTGATAAAGATATGGGTCAGGCAGTTAGTGAGTATATCTCTATTTTAGACCCCTTTAAAGAGGCTTTTATAACTGTTGAAAGTTTACAAGAAAAGCTTGGCTTTGAGATAGCCAAGATACCATTTTATTATGCTCTTGTAGGTGATGCCGCCGATAGTATTCCTGGTGTTAAAGGTATAGGGCCTAAAGGTGCGCAACAATTAGTGCAGCAATTTAATTCTCTTGAGGATCTCTATGCTAGTATTAACGCAGTAAAATCTGTCCGCATTCAAGAACTGCTTATCAATGCTAAAGCAGAGGCTTTTTTAAGTGAGCAACTTTTTATACTACGTATATACGACACCGCATTAACAGCGCAAGGTTGTGTTTTTGAGCGCAATAACTGGCATAAAGCACGTTCTTTTTTTGAAAAGCTAGAATTTAAAACATTAGTAAAAGATATAGATAGTCAAAGCTTAGACAAGCTACAAACAGTAAGTTCTGTGCCAACGCTTCCCTTACATGGTAGGTACACCTTTATACTCGTAAACACAAAAGAGTTGCTTAACGAAGTGTGCAACCACATACGTACAGCTAAACACTGTGCACTTGACACAGAAAGTGACGGACTTAAACCATTACAAGCAAATTTAATTGGAATATCTGTCTGTGTACAAGAGGGAGTATCATATTATATTCCGTTTGGTCATATAACTGATGAGCTGCAACTTTCAAAAACATACGTGCTTGAGCAGCTTAAGCCATTATTTGAAGATGAACATATTGCAAAGTATTTGCATCATGCAAAATTTGATGCTCTGATGTTGTATCATGCTGGAATAGAACTTAAGGGCATTGTCTTTGATACCATGATTGCTGCAAGCTTAGTCGTTCCCGAAGGGCAGCGTATAGGTCTTAAATATCTTTCTGAGTATTATTTTCAAGAGCCCATGCTTTTTTGGAATGATGTTGTTAAAAAAAATAAATATAAAGACTTTTCTTATGTTCCCTTAGGCATCGCAACTGAGTATGCTGCAGCTGACGCTCATCAAACATATAAGCTTTATAACTTGTTTATGAAAGAAGTGCATGATCGCAAGCTAAAAGATTTATTGTTCCATTTAGAAATGCCTACTATGCAGGTGCTCTACGAGATGGAAAAAGAGGGTGTCTTTGTAGACGTTGCTGTTCTAGAGCAGATTAATACAGTCGTTACACACGATATTACGGTGCTACGCAATGCTATTACCGATTTGCTTGGTGAAAGTTTTGCTACACTTAATTTAAATTCACCAAAGCAACTTGAAGATCTGTTATTTAATTATCTTAAGCTTCCTGCGGTTAAAAAAACCACTCAAAAGACCGGATATTCAACTGATCAAGAAGTGCTTAAAGAACTTGCGCTCCTGCACCCTGTGCCTGGCCTTATTGCAAAATATCGTGAACTTTATAAAATTAAGAGCACCTATTTAGAAGGCTTGCGTGATGCTATTAATCCTCATACAGCAAAAGTGCATACAACTTTTAGTCAGACAGCAGTTACTACAGGTCGACTTTCAAGTTCAGAGCCAAATTTGCAGAATATTCCTGTTGATAAATTACATGTACGTGCTGCATTTAAGCCAAGTGAAAACTATCTGTTTTTATCAGCCGATTACTCACAAATAGAGCTTCGTGTTCTTGCTTATCTGTCTCAAGATACTACTTTACTATCTGCATTTACTACAGGCCAAGATATCCATACCCTGACTGCAGCAGGTCTTTTTGATGTACCGCTTGAGTCGGTAACGCATGAGCAACGCCAAACAGGTAAACGCATTAACTTTAGTATTCTTTATGGTTTAACTGCTCATGGGCTTTCTAAAGATCTTCACATTAGTCATAAAAAAGCAAAAGAATATATCGATCGCTATATGGCACAGTATCCAGGTGTAGTTGCATGGATGGAAAAAATTACAGAGTTTGCTCAAGAAAAAGGGTACGTAGAAACCCTCGGTGGTCGGCGCAGATACTTATCTGGTATTCGTGAGAAAAATAGACATCTCTATGATCTTGCTCGTCGTGCAGCTATTAATACCGTTGTACAAGGTACTGCAGCTGAGCTTATGAAAAAAGGTATGGTAAACTTACAAGCACACTTTGCTCAAGAGTCGCACAAAGCTAAAATACTTATTCAAATTCATGATGAGCTGCTTATTGAAGCGCACAAAGACTATCTTGATTCTATACTAAGTACTGTTGAAACTATTTTAAAAGAAGTAGTAAGTTGGAACGTGCCTCTTGGTGTTTCAACACGCATTGGAGCTGACTGGCAAGCTGTTACCAAGTAA
- a CDS encoding DUF378 domain-containing protein — translation MASTVNDTTKIVHLVALALTIIGALNWGLVGAFDFNLVEQLLGAYPMLKNGVYILVGLSALVLAATHFANCKLCSSYTNSSRSE, via the coding sequence ATGGCATCAACAGTTAACGATACAACAAAAATAGTACATTTAGTTGCACTTGCTTTAACTATAATAGGCGCATTAAACTGGGGCCTTGTAGGAGCATTCGATTTCAACTTAGTAGAACAACTTCTTGGAGCATATCCAATGCTTAAGAATGGTGTTTATATTCTTGTTGGTCTTTCAGCTTTAGTACTTGCCGCTACTCATTTTGCTAATTGCAAATTATGCAGCAGCTATACAAATTCAAGTCGCTCCGAGTAA
- a CDS encoding ATP-dependent DNA ligase: MNTYKLFFSNQSVEITNADKILFPPAITKKQLIDYYAAVAATMLPYLKDRPLMLQRFPDGITNTGFYQKDASDYFPLWIKRAQVPKEGGFNEYVLCQNKATLIYLANQACITEHMWLSKIDKLSYPDRMIFDIDPANTSQFSLVKKAALALKHLLEHLELKSFVMTTGSRGMHVVVPLIRKHEFKEVKEFADKCAQLLVKQQPQELTVEFSKQKRGQRVFIDTLRNQYGATSVAPYSVRAQPNAPVATPLFWHELNNPALRAQSYTIESIQERLETLQDPWKGLKNQAQLLTKAQRILVNLQKS, encoded by the coding sequence ATGAATACGTATAAGCTTTTTTTCTCAAACCAAAGCGTAGAGATTACTAACGCAGACAAGATACTTTTTCCACCTGCCATAACCAAAAAACAGTTAATTGATTATTATGCTGCTGTAGCTGCAACTATGCTACCCTATCTTAAAGATAGACCTCTTATGTTGCAACGTTTTCCTGATGGCATTACTAACACAGGATTCTACCAAAAAGATGCTTCTGATTATTTTCCCTTATGGATTAAAAGAGCACAAGTACCCAAAGAAGGTGGTTTTAACGAGTACGTTCTATGTCAAAACAAAGCAACTCTTATTTACTTAGCTAATCAGGCATGTATTACTGAGCATATGTGGCTAAGCAAAATAGATAAACTTTCTTATCCTGACCGTATGATATTTGATATAGATCCAGCTAATACTAGCCAATTTTCTTTAGTTAAAAAGGCAGCTCTTGCTCTTAAGCACTTACTTGAGCACTTAGAACTGAAAAGCTTTGTCATGACCACAGGTTCACGTGGCATGCATGTGGTAGTGCCACTTATCAGAAAACATGAATTTAAAGAAGTTAAAGAGTTTGCTGATAAGTGTGCTCAGTTACTAGTAAAACAACAGCCACAAGAACTTACCGTTGAATTTAGCAAACAAAAACGGGGGCAACGCGTATTTATTGATACACTACGCAACCAATATGGCGCTACCTCAGTGGCACCTTATAGTGTACGAGCTCAACCAAATGCACCAGTGGCTACGCCTCTTTTCTGGCACGAGCTTAATAATCCAGCATTAAGAGCCCAAAGTTACACTATAGAATCTATACAAGAGCGCTTAGAAACACTACAAGATCCTTGGAAGGGTCTTAAAAACCAAGCTCAATTACTTACCAAAGCTCAAAGAATACTAGTCAATTTACAAAAAAGTTGA
- a CDS encoding DNA ligase yields the protein MSSPKKNLTLYKTKRNFESTPEPTGKQSHNKNTKNIFVVQQHDARSMHYDFRLQINGVLVSWAVPKGPSIDPKIKRLAIRTEDHPLDYAGFEGFIPEGNYGAGAVIVWDTGTYTNLKTDVTMQESLNRGEITIQLHGKKLKGGFALIKTHLYAQGSWLLVKMRYEQAQDKSTITTQAPESVLSNTTIKDLEKQKK from the coding sequence ATGAGTTCACCAAAAAAAAACTTGACACTCTACAAAACTAAACGAAATTTTGAATCTACACCTGAGCCTACAGGGAAGCAATCGCATAATAAAAATACAAAAAATATATTTGTCGTCCAACAGCATGATGCACGTTCTATGCACTACGATTTTAGACTGCAAATCAACGGTGTTTTAGTCTCATGGGCAGTACCCAAGGGCCCATCGATTGACCCAAAAATTAAACGTTTAGCAATAAGAACCGAAGATCATCCGCTTGATTATGCAGGCTTTGAAGGTTTTATCCCCGAAGGCAATTATGGTGCAGGTGCTGTTATCGTATGGGACACCGGTACGTATACCAATTTAAAAACAGATGTAACTATGCAAGAAAGCCTTAACCGTGGTGAAATTACCATACAATTACACGGTAAAAAATTAAAGGGTGGCTTTGCACTTATAAAAACACATTTATATGCTCAAGGTAGCTGGCTTTTAGTTAAAATGCGCTACGAGCAAGCTCAAGATAAGTCTACTATTACTACACAAGCTCCTGAGTCGGTGCTCAGCAATACAACTATTAAAGATCTTGAAAAGCAAAAAAAGTAA